From the genome of Pseudomonas hamedanensis:
GCTGACGCAGCCAACGCCCGTCACCGCCGAAACCAATCAACTACCGAGGTAACCCATGGGCTTTCGCTTGTCGAAGATTTACACCCGCACCGGCGACAAAGGCGAAACCGGCCTGGGCGATGGCCGCCGCGTGCCCAAGGATCACCCGCGTATCGAGGCGATTGGCGAGGTCGATACGCTGAACAGTCAGGTCGGCGTACTGTTGGCCGGGTTGCTCGGCGAACGTGCGGCGTATCCCGGGCTCAATGAAGTGATCGAAGTGTTGGCGCCGTGTCAGCATCGCCTGTTCGACTTCGGGGGCGAATTGGCGATGCCTGAATATCAGGCACTCAACCAGGCCGAAATCGAACGGCTGGAAGCAGCGATCGATGGGTGGAATGAAGAACTGGGGCCGCTGGAGAATTTCATTTTGCCGGGCGGTTCAACGCTGATTGCCCAGGCGCATGTGTGTCGCAGCCTGGCAAGGAGCGCCGAGCGACGCTGTCAGCACTTGAATGCGATGGAACCGCTGGCCGGGGTTGGCCTGGCGTATATCAATCGGCTGTCGGATTTGCTGTTTGTCGCGGCGCGGGTGATTGCGCGGCGGCAGGGTGTGGCGGAGATTCTGTGGCAGCCCGCGGCCAAGCCTCAAAATTCGTAGCGTTTGGAGATAGGCTATCGCGAGCAGGCTCACTCCTACATTCGACCGTATTCCAAGTGAAGGAACACGATCACTGTAGGAGTGAGCCTGCTCGCGATGGGGCCATCAGCTTTTTACAGGATCAGGCCAGAACGCCCGAATCCCCGCCACACCCTGAGCCCCAACGCTCCAGGCCTGTTCCCGCTCCGCCGGCCCTACTCCACCGAGCAGAAACACCGGTTTGCTGAAACCGTCGATCAACACCGCGGCCTGCTCCCAACCCAATGGCTGCGCGTCCGGGTGCGTCAGCGTCGGCTGCACCGGCGACAGGGTGACGAAGTCCACCCCCATTTGCTCGGCCAGCGCCAGCTCTTCAGCGTTATGGCAGGACGCCGCCAGCCAGCGCTCGGCCGGCAATGGACGCCCCGCCGCCGCGTATTTACGCAGTTGTGCAGCGGTGATGTGCCAGCCGGCCGAGGGGAAATCGCCGAGCCACTCGAACGGCCCTTTGATCATCAACTGCGCCTTGCCGGCACACAGACCCACCGCATCGACCGCCAGATCGCGGTATTTCGGATCGTAGCCGTTTGGCGCGCGGAGCTGGATCAGTTTGATTCCGCCGGCAATCGCCTTCTGGATGCCGCGCAGCAGGGCCGGCGTTTCGAGATCGTCGGGAGTAATCAGGTAGTCGGCAGGCAGACGCGCTGCCGCAACGATCGGCTGGTTGGCCGCCGGAAACTCATAGTTGACCAGCTCGCGCGCGGTGACCCACGCGAGTGGCTGGCCTTCCGCGCCGTGGGGTTCGCCGCTGAACGACGAGACTTCCCAGACATCCAGCAAGACCTGTTTGTCCGGGTAATCGTGACGAACCTTGATCAGCGGGCGGGCTGCGCCGACGACGATCCCCAACTCTTCGTGCAGCTCGCGAGCCAGTGCCGATTCAACCGATTCATCGGCCTCGACCTTGCCACCGGGGAACTCCCACAGACCACCCTGGTGCTGGGTGTCGGCACGGCGGGCAATGAGGATTTTGCCACTGTCGTCACGAATGACGGCAGCGGCGACGTGGACACGTTTCACCGGTTCAATTCCTCCAGTCCTGCCTTTTGCCACGCCTTGAACGCGGGCCACTGGTAAAGGGTTTCGACATAAGCTTCGTCGATGGCCGGCAGCTTCACCTGATAGGTGCGCAGGCGTACGGCGATCGGCGCGAAGAAGGCATCGGCCAGACTCAAGCGGCCGAACAGGTACGGCCCCTCCTCTGTCGCCGCCGCACGGCATTCGGCCCACAGCACGAGCATGCGCTCGATGTCGACCTTCACCTCCGGCGGCATCGGGCTCAGCGCAGCGTCATGGCCAAGATGGAACGGCATATGGTTGCGCAGGGCGAAGAAGCCGCTGTGCATCTGTGCGCAGGCCGAGCGTGCTTGCGCGCGCGAGAAGATGTCGCTCGGCCAGAGCGACTCGGACGGAAACTGCTCGGCCAGGTATTCAGCAATGGCCAGCGAGTCGGCAATGACGCCGCGAGTGGTTTTCAGCAGCGGCACCTTGCCGGTCGGCGAATGCTCGAGCAGGCGCTCGCGGGTGTCGGGCTTGCCGAGCTTGATCACTTCTTCTGTGTACGGTGCGCCGGTCAGTTCCAGCGCCAGAGCCGCGCGCAGGGACCAGGAGGAAAGGAGTTTGTCGCCGATGATCAGGTGCAGGGACATGGTGTGGCGCCTTTTCGTCAGAGGAATGCTTCTGAATGTGTTGTGTCCGG
Proteins encoded in this window:
- a CDS encoding Nudix family hydrolase, with protein sequence MKRVHVAAAVIRDDSGKILIARRADTQHQGGLWEFPGGKVEADESVESALARELHEELGIVVGAARPLIKVRHDYPDKQVLLDVWEVSSFSGEPHGAEGQPLAWVTARELVNYEFPAANQPIVAAARLPADYLITPDDLETPALLRGIQKAIAGGIKLIQLRAPNGYDPKYRDLAVDAVGLCAGKAQLMIKGPFEWLGDFPSAGWHITAAQLRKYAAAGRPLPAERWLAASCHNAEELALAEQMGVDFVTLSPVQPTLTHPDAQPLGWEQAAVLIDGFSKPVFLLGGVGPAEREQAWSVGAQGVAGIRAFWPDPVKS
- a CDS encoding cob(I)yrinic acid a,c-diamide adenosyltransferase; translated protein: MGFRLSKIYTRTGDKGETGLGDGRRVPKDHPRIEAIGEVDTLNSQVGVLLAGLLGERAAYPGLNEVIEVLAPCQHRLFDFGGELAMPEYQALNQAEIERLEAAIDGWNEELGPLENFILPGGSTLIAQAHVCRSLARSAERRCQHLNAMEPLAGVGLAYINRLSDLLFVAARVIARRQGVAEILWQPAAKPQNS
- a CDS encoding glutathione S-transferase family protein, which codes for MSLHLIIGDKLLSSWSLRAALALELTGAPYTEEVIKLGKPDTRERLLEHSPTGKVPLLKTTRGVIADSLAIAEYLAEQFPSESLWPSDIFSRAQARSACAQMHSGFFALRNHMPFHLGHDAALSPMPPEVKVDIERMLVLWAECRAAATEEGPYLFGRLSLADAFFAPIAVRLRTYQVKLPAIDEAYVETLYQWPAFKAWQKAGLEELNR